AAAGGAGTTACATCTAAGTTGTTGGTTTATGATCAGGAAAAATGCAGAAGCCATTGCCTGAGTTACTAAAGGAGTTTGGTTTGCCTGTTGGGATCTTTCCACGTGACGCAACCAACTACGAGTTCAATGAACAGACGAGGAAACTAACCGTTTTCATTCCATCAATCTGCGAAGTTGGCTACAAAGATTCATCAGTCTTGAGGTTCACCACAACAGTTACAGCTTTTCTTGAGAAAGGAAAGCTTGCGGATGTTGAAGGGATGAAGACAAAAGTCATGATATGGGTTAAAGTCACAAGTATCTCTGCTGATTCTTCAAAGGTACATTTCATGGCTGGGATGAAGAAAAGCAGAAGCCGAGATGCTTATGAGGTTTTAAGAGATGGCGTTGAGATTGATAAATTCTAGCTAGCTCTGTTTTTGCTGGTTATATTACCTATTCTTTTATCCTCTTTCTCCATTCTCTTATCTTCTTAAGTTTCAAGCTTCtcttttgtttgaaaaaaaattggtttttgtatATGGTGAGCTTCAGTTCTGTTGGAGTTCTTGAATTTGATATACTGAAGAAGATGGTATATCAGTACACCAAACGATGTTCCTATGTCCTTGTGTAGTACTTACTGAGTTACTGTTTAAGCAAAATGACCAGAGCTATAGTCCTACTGTACAATAAGGGCTTTCTTATCATAGGAACAAATAGAACAAATAGGAATGATAgataataaatttacaaatagaAACCATAGAAACCGAAGAGAGAATACATAGAACAACTTACACCATTTTTAGTCAATGGACTGAGAACACAAATGATGATGACAAGAACTATAATAAACAGTAACAAttccaaatataataattttgagaaACATAGAGGGTCAAACCCTCATTTCCTAGTAACCAACCAGTAGGTCCAGTACCATTTGCCTTATACAGTGgcctttttttaatcatttttgcCCTTTGGTGCCTTGGCCTTGGCCTCAGTTCCCTCTGTGGAGTTCAGCTCCTCCCAAGCTTCGATCCATGTGACCATTCCAGTCGCAAGCTTGATGAAGTAAGGATCAAGCTTCCCAAGTTTCTCTTTGACGAGGTTGGCCAGCTCGAGATAGCATTGCTGAACCGAAGTGCATTCTTTAGGAAGAGTCACAGATTGAAAGAACGGTATCGCCTCTTCCTGCCAAAAGATTCCGTTGTATTCTTTTTTCAGGTTCATGAATGGGTTGCTGGCTTTGCTGTGCCATATATAAGGCAAACCCGTCTTCACTCCCCATCCCATATGGTCGCATATCACCTATATGTTTGGTTAAACGAAAAAGTATTTAAAAGCTGGAATGTAGAGAAATGTAACGTTCTTCCATTTAAACCAAAAGTAGATATGTAAATAAGAATTGCATTTGACCATGATGTGTACCCTAATGGTTTGTGCTAGCATGTATTGAGTAACCATGCATGAGTTCAAATCCGCATACTAATGCATAATACTGTACATGTAACTGGCCAAAAAAGGTAAGCATTTGGATTTACCTTGACACACCAACCAGCCCACATGTCATCATAGCGTCCAATTGGCTGTCCGTCACCCATAAGGCCAAAGTACATGGCCGGACCAATCAGCTCGCGGTCAAAAGCAAGGTTCATACCACACATGGGAAAAAGAGTTCCTTTGGGAATGGTCATGACTGCATCAACATACCTGCATATAACCAAGAACTAACCAATAAGCATTTGCTTCATCGTTTAAGATTTTTCACAAAAAGGGAATGTATGACAAAATTGGTTGCCTCAGTGAGAGATCAAATTTCCTGGAATTTCTTTCAAGAGGTTTCACAAGCTGAGTGGGAGCATCATAGTCAGGAATGTTGAGCCAGAGGCCATGAGATACCGCGGTTGTGGCACCTTCGCGCATACTAAAAGGGTATCCACGAACAAAGTCGGCTCCATCTCTGAATGGATCATAAAGTGTGTTAAAGAAATGTGGAATTGATGGAGATAAGAGGTTCTTGATATGCTGCTCAAGCGCATTGATCTCTTTCCCAGATGGATCTTTTGCAACCTACATTGCACATATATTGTCAACTTTGAAGAAGACTTTGACTGACCAACTCTAGTATAAGAGTTTTTTCACATAAGAATTACATATAAGAGAGCAGCACTTACAAAGCAATCATCATCAATGGTGTAGATGTACTTCTTTTTGGAAACCATGTAACCGAAGCAACGACAAGCAGAGTCCTTGAAGGAAATGCAAGAGGCCTTGGGACCCAAGATTCGATTGATGTCGTCCCTGTTGTAGAGCTCGTAGTCAAACCCTTCTGGAATCTTGATGTCTTTCGAAGGATCACCATCTTGAACAATGATCAAATGGTACTTTTCAAAGAAGGGTCGCCACATCTCAAGGAAGTCTAGGTTTCGAATCGTAGGTATCACAATGTCTAGCTCAGCTTTCAACATTGGCGTGGGTTTCACGGAAGAATACCATTGCGCCATTTGAAACGACAAGGAAGAAAGAGTAGATAAGATTAAgcaaagacaaagagagagatgtACGATAATGAGGATGACTTCTTTGGTAATTTATAAAGACGAGATGGACATAAAAGTTTATGCGAAAACatgtttggtgttgtttcttTATCTTCATGTTTTCATCACAACCCATATATATTCACGATTCTCACCACCTCTAACTCTCTAAAACCCAAATCACGTGAACATCGTCTCTTTGTGGAAGACTGTTAGAACTAAA
The Camelina sativa cultivar DH55 chromosome 15, Cs, whole genome shotgun sequence DNA segment above includes these coding regions:
- the LOC104745047 gene encoding UDP-arabinopyranose mutase 3 isoform X2 is translated as MAQWYSSVKPTPMLKAELDIVIPTIRNLDFLEMWRPFFEKYHLIIVQDGDPSKDIKIPEGFDYELYNRDDINRILGPKASCISFKDSACRCFGYMVSKKKYIYTIDDDCFVAKDPSGKEINALEQHIKNLLSPSIPHFFNTLYDPFRDGADFVRGYPFSMREGATTAVSHGLWLNIPDYDAPTQLVKPLERNSRYVDAVMTIPKGTLFPMCGMNLAFDRELIGPAMYFGLMGDGQPIGRYDDMWAGWCVKVICDHMGWGVKTGLPYIWHSKASNPFMNLKKEYNGIFWQEEAIPFFQSVTLPKECTSVQQCYLELANLVKEKLGKLDPYFIKLATGMVTWIEAWEELNSTEGTEAKAKAPKGKND
- the LOC104745046 gene encoding uncharacterized protein At5g01610; the protein is MDQILNKVGSYWLGKKANKQLDSVGDDINSLSTSIEGGTKWLVNKIKGKMQKPLPELLKEFGLPVGIFPRDATNYEFNEQTRKLTVFIPSICEVGYKDSSVLRFTTTVTAFLEKGKLADVEGMKTKVMIWVKVTSISADSSKVHFMAGMKKSRSRDAYEVLRDGVEIDKF
- the LOC104745047 gene encoding UDP-arabinopyranose mutase 3 isoform X1 encodes the protein MAQWYSSVKPTPMLKAELDIVIPTIRNLDFLEMWRPFFEKYHLIIVQDGDPSKDIKIPEGFDYELYNRDDINRILGPKASCISFKDSACRCFGYMVSKKKYIYTIDDDCFVAKDPSGKEINALEQHIKNLLSPSIPHFFNTLYDPFRDGADFVRGYPFSMREGATTAVSHGLWLNIPDYDAPTQLVKPLERNSRKFDLSLRYVDAVMTIPKGTLFPMCGMNLAFDRELIGPAMYFGLMGDGQPIGRYDDMWAGWCVKVICDHMGWGVKTGLPYIWHSKASNPFMNLKKEYNGIFWQEEAIPFFQSVTLPKECTSVQQCYLELANLVKEKLGKLDPYFIKLATGMVTWIEAWEELNSTEGTEAKAKAPKGKND